From the genome of Hyalangium ruber, one region includes:
- a CDS encoding SDR family NAD(P)-dependent oxidoreductase produces MKRTIVVCGHGPGISDAVARRFGKEGFAVAIVARNAERLKASAEALSAAGITAKAFSCQLGDPQAVRALIRDVRASLGPVAVLHWNAYTGGAGDLTTAPAEELRTPLDVAVTGLVAGVQEALPDLKKEKGAVLITGGGLSSYNPKVDALAVSWGAMGLAVAKAAQHKTAGLLHQKLAGDGVYVGEIVVLGQVKGTAFDSGQATLEASDIAEKFWQLHQGRTEATINFP; encoded by the coding sequence ATGAAACGGACCATCGTCGTGTGTGGCCACGGGCCTGGAATCTCCGATGCGGTGGCGCGCAGGTTTGGCAAGGAAGGGTTCGCGGTCGCGATCGTCGCTCGCAACGCGGAGCGTCTGAAGGCCTCGGCCGAGGCGCTCTCCGCCGCTGGCATCACCGCGAAGGCTTTCTCCTGCCAGCTGGGTGATCCCCAGGCCGTGCGTGCGCTCATCCGCGATGTCCGCGCGTCGCTCGGGCCCGTCGCGGTGCTCCACTGGAACGCGTACACCGGCGGGGCCGGCGATCTGACGACCGCGCCCGCCGAGGAGCTGCGCACGCCCCTCGACGTCGCGGTGACCGGGCTGGTGGCCGGTGTGCAGGAAGCGCTGCCCGATCTCAAGAAAGAGAAGGGCGCGGTGCTCATCACGGGTGGCGGGCTCTCGTCCTACAACCCGAAGGTGGATGCGCTGGCGGTCTCTTGGGGGGCCATGGGGCTGGCGGTGGCGAAGGCCGCGCAACACAAGACCGCCGGGCTGCTCCATCAGAAGCTCGCGGGCGACGGTGTCTACGTGGGCGAGATCGTCGTCCTCGGGCAGGTCAAGGGCACCGCGTTCGACTCCGGCCAGGCCACGCTCGAGGCGTCGGACATCGCCGAGAAGTTCTGGCAGCTGCATCAGGGCCGCACGGAAGCCACCATCAACTTTCCGTAG
- a CDS encoding PH domain-containing protein has protein sequence MFGKLAADALGLSDIGSVIAPADYDKVDADDYVMHEDQEKIYFLIKSKSDEYCFTNKALVHLDGTSAASKKRMLRRYTYGTHPVSNVMLETAGTIDMDVEIKFRLGSKDFSIDVHKKHIEQVKDLYKALFRISEMMYENEMALGHAKASVEVASTTLGRGQAGQQPIVEAFKELNQAAFSWLAGAQQKYWVKDFGTVFERYIKL, from the coding sequence ATGTTCGGAAAACTCGCCGCGGATGCCCTCGGTCTCAGCGACATCGGCTCGGTCATTGCGCCGGCCGACTACGACAAGGTGGACGCTGACGACTATGTGATGCACGAGGATCAGGAGAAGATTTACTTCCTGATCAAGTCCAAGTCCGATGAGTACTGTTTCACCAACAAGGCGCTCGTCCACCTCGACGGCACCAGCGCCGCCAGCAAGAAGCGCATGCTGCGTCGCTACACCTATGGCACCCACCCTGTCTCGAACGTGATGCTCGAGACGGCTGGCACCATCGACATGGACGTGGAGATCAAGTTCCGCCTCGGCTCGAAGGACTTCTCGATCGACGTACACAAGAAGCACATCGAGCAGGTGAAGGACCTCTACAAGGCGCTGTTTCGCATCTCCGAGATGATGTACGAGAACGAGATGGCGCTCGGCCACGCCAAGGCGAGCGTCGAGGTCGCTTCCACCACGCTCGGCCGTGGCCAGGCGGGCCAGCAGCCGATCGTGGAGGCCTTCAAGGAGCTCAACCAGGCCGCCTTCTCGTGGCTGGCCGGCGCTCAGCAGAAGTACTGGGTGAAGGACTTCGGCACCGTGTTCGAGCGGTACATCAAGTTGTAA
- a CDS encoding ADP-ribosylglycohydrolase family protein: MKSLSHIKGAIVGLAVGDALGYPAEFRTRRQLQEELAPEGITGFIRLKDPRFSRPFFTGPDHPPGTFTDDTQMSLCVAEALLAAGRADRDTLMRELASRFVQWHRSEDNNRAPGETTGIACERLASGVSWRESGVAHSKGCGANMRVAPIGLYYEDLDTVAEVARDASRLTHGHPAALEGSAAAALLVALALQGASPAHMHAEVMRRCGGRSPDFDACFSRVPALIELPPEQVLIDRERGPHALGEGWVAEEAVACALYCFWRHPDDYRTAVLEAVNTDGDSDSLATITGSLCGARVGLEGIPSEWVEGVEQRARLLRLGELLADARLLLAEG; the protein is encoded by the coding sequence GTGAAGTCCCTCTCTCACATAAAGGGCGCCATCGTCGGCCTCGCTGTGGGAGACGCGCTCGGCTACCCGGCCGAGTTCCGTACTCGGCGCCAGCTCCAGGAGGAGCTGGCGCCCGAGGGCATCACCGGATTCATCCGCCTGAAGGATCCCCGCTTCTCGCGCCCCTTCTTCACCGGGCCCGATCATCCGCCGGGCACCTTCACCGACGACACCCAGATGAGCCTCTGCGTGGCCGAGGCCCTGCTCGCCGCCGGCCGCGCGGACCGTGACACGCTGATGCGGGAGCTGGCGAGCCGCTTCGTCCAGTGGCACCGCTCCGAGGACAACAACCGCGCCCCGGGGGAGACCACCGGCATCGCCTGCGAGCGGCTGGCCTCCGGCGTGTCCTGGCGAGAGTCGGGCGTCGCCCACTCCAAGGGCTGCGGCGCCAACATGCGCGTGGCCCCCATTGGCCTCTACTACGAGGACCTGGACACGGTGGCCGAGGTGGCACGCGACGCGTCTCGCCTCACCCATGGCCACCCCGCGGCGCTCGAGGGCAGCGCCGCCGCCGCGCTGCTCGTGGCGCTCGCGCTCCAGGGCGCCTCGCCCGCGCACATGCACGCCGAGGTCATGCGCCGCTGTGGCGGCAGGAGTCCTGACTTCGACGCGTGCTTCTCCCGCGTCCCCGCGCTCATCGAGCTTCCTCCGGAGCAGGTCCTCATCGACCGGGAGCGGGGGCCACACGCGCTCGGCGAGGGTTGGGTGGCGGAGGAGGCCGTGGCCTGCGCGCTCTACTGCTTCTGGCGGCACCCGGACGATTACCGCACGGCGGTGCTCGAGGCCGTCAACACCGACGGGGACTCCGACAGCCTCGCCACCATCACCGGCTCCCTCTGTGGGGCGCGCGTGGGGCTGGAAGGCATTCCCTCCGAGTGGGTGGAGGGAGTCGAGCAGCGCGCCAGGTTGCTGCGACTGGGCGAGCTCCTGGCGGACGCCCGCTTGCTGCTCGCGGAGGGGTAG
- a CDS encoding FMN-binding negative transcriptional regulator: protein MYTPRHFKVDDPNVLFELMRRYSFATLVTVEEGVPVATHLPVIVRREPEGDRLLGHVARANPQWKGLSTTREVLVIFEGPHAYVSPSWYAKAPNVPTWNYAVVHAYGSARLIEEPAAVVDVLRELTNLHESRFEQPWRMESAEAYVKGLQGGIVAFELSITRLEGKLKLSQNKSSEDRAGVIAALRRSEDALDRELAELMARHASP, encoded by the coding sequence ATGTACACGCCCCGCCACTTCAAGGTCGATGATCCGAACGTTCTCTTCGAGCTGATGCGGCGCTACAGCTTCGCGACGCTCGTCACCGTGGAAGAGGGCGTCCCCGTCGCGACACACCTGCCGGTCATCGTCCGGCGGGAACCGGAAGGGGACCGGTTGCTGGGCCATGTGGCTCGGGCCAATCCTCAGTGGAAGGGGCTGAGCACCACGCGTGAGGTGCTGGTCATCTTCGAGGGCCCGCATGCCTATGTCTCGCCCTCCTGGTACGCGAAGGCACCGAATGTGCCCACTTGGAACTATGCGGTCGTCCATGCCTACGGGAGCGCTCGCCTGATCGAGGAGCCCGCGGCGGTGGTGGATGTGCTCCGCGAGCTGACGAACCTTCACGAGTCCCGCTTCGAGCAGCCCTGGCGGATGGAGTCCGCGGAGGCGTACGTGAAAGGGTTGCAGGGGGGAATCGTCGCCTTCGAGCTGTCGATCACCCGGTTGGAAGGCAAGCTCAAGCTGAGCCAGAACAAGAGCAGCGAGGACCGGGCGGGTGTCATCGCGGCACTGCGCCGGAGTGAGGATGCCCTGGACCGGGAACTCGCGGAGCTGATGGCTCGTCACGCTTCTCCCTAA
- a CDS encoding Vps62-related protein — protein sequence MKIRCFDARIPFVVLPLLTALGCGGMLEEEVPEPGQEEQALSGSLRGNTIYGRWLGSGGRNPSSPSNRVFILDHAGPTATVTFTLTSAADTYLYLLDASGNVLGQDDDSGGGYNSRLSATLAPGTYKLVAATYAAGQSAEFTLSSDKAPLRFSQRLTLKAATQFLWVYDDRGTGASDDVSIWRPNLSQHPGFYSLGDVAMPDGAGGPSPRMTFVVQGEGDLLARPVDYTWVWSDWGSGGTYDGSFWEPVAPAGYTCLGSVGVLGYNKPSTDLIRCVKSEYVLPANPNWVWNDSGSGADHDVALWQAVPADHRGLHASTFIARPSHSDTGGSRYWALNKSATANPELTGLPVDAATAVAFAPRVWMHPDESYFPSSTEFHLANVHEAGGFLVTNQSLGCDSCTDPQFLDGQRPDQTPVPVYAELITRTQGGVPTNVTDVIYWMFYPYNNGKRVCIGWYSPWGCAGGYSTFGNHVGDWEHATVRFVDGRPSQVYLSQHASGQTFNFGDKSLSLVGWRPEIYSAQGSHGVYPDAARHIYKNLPNGDFLADDTGRGIAWDTWNSLVPFAWQPQGSFGGSLSWLNLSSRWGNPKSGCEFSEPVAGECVLNDGPTGPMSKSASQPDFLPLD from the coding sequence ATGAAGATCCGCTGCTTCGATGCACGCATCCCGTTCGTCGTGCTGCCGCTGCTGACCGCTCTGGGTTGCGGCGGCATGTTGGAGGAAGAGGTTCCCGAACCGGGGCAGGAGGAGCAGGCGCTGAGCGGAAGCCTGCGGGGGAACACCATCTACGGTCGCTGGCTCGGCTCGGGCGGGCGGAACCCCTCCAGCCCGAGCAACCGGGTGTTCATCCTGGACCATGCGGGCCCGACGGCCACGGTGACGTTCACGCTCACCTCGGCGGCGGACACGTACCTCTACCTCCTGGACGCGAGCGGCAACGTGCTCGGCCAGGATGACGACAGCGGGGGCGGCTACAACTCGCGGTTGTCCGCCACGCTGGCTCCGGGGACGTACAAACTGGTGGCGGCGACCTACGCGGCGGGCCAGAGCGCCGAGTTCACGCTGAGCTCGGACAAGGCGCCCCTGCGCTTCTCCCAGCGGCTCACCCTCAAGGCGGCGACGCAGTTCCTCTGGGTCTACGACGATCGCGGCACGGGCGCCTCGGACGATGTCTCCATCTGGCGCCCGAACCTCAGCCAGCACCCGGGTTTCTACTCGCTGGGCGACGTGGCCATGCCCGACGGCGCGGGAGGGCCCTCCCCAAGGATGACGTTCGTGGTGCAGGGCGAGGGGGATCTGCTCGCCAGGCCCGTGGACTACACCTGGGTGTGGAGCGACTGGGGCTCGGGCGGGACGTACGATGGCTCCTTCTGGGAGCCAGTCGCGCCCGCGGGCTACACCTGCCTCGGCTCGGTGGGAGTGCTGGGCTACAACAAGCCCTCGACGGACCTGATCCGTTGCGTGAAGAGCGAGTACGTGCTGCCGGCCAACCCGAACTGGGTGTGGAACGACAGTGGCTCTGGCGCGGACCATGACGTGGCGCTGTGGCAGGCCGTGCCGGCGGATCATCGCGGCCTGCATGCGTCTACCTTCATCGCCCGGCCCAGCCACTCGGACACGGGCGGCAGCCGCTACTGGGCCCTCAACAAGAGCGCCACGGCGAACCCGGAGTTGACGGGGCTGCCGGTGGATGCGGCCACGGCGGTGGCCTTTGCCCCGCGTGTGTGGATGCACCCGGACGAGTCCTACTTCCCCTCATCCACGGAGTTCCACCTGGCCAACGTGCATGAGGCGGGCGGCTTCCTCGTGACGAACCAGTCGTTGGGGTGCGACTCCTGCACGGATCCCCAGTTCCTGGATGGCCAGCGGCCGGATCAGACGCCAGTGCCGGTGTACGCGGAGCTCATCACCCGAACGCAGGGGGGCGTGCCGACGAACGTCACCGACGTGATCTATTGGATGTTCTACCCGTACAACAACGGCAAGCGGGTGTGCATCGGGTGGTACTCGCCCTGGGGGTGCGCGGGGGGCTACTCCACCTTCGGCAACCACGTGGGTGACTGGGAGCACGCGACGGTGCGCTTCGTGGATGGCCGCCCATCGCAGGTGTACCTGAGTCAGCATGCCAGCGGGCAGACGTTCAACTTCGGCGACAAGAGCCTGAGCCTGGTGGGGTGGCGCCCGGAGATCTACTCGGCGCAGGGCTCCCACGGCGTGTACCCGGACGCGGCGCGGCACATCTACAAGAACCTGCCCAACGGCGACTTCCTGGCGGACGACACCGGACGCGGCATCGCATGGGACACGTGGAACTCCCTGGTTCCCTTCGCCTGGCAGCCGCAAGGGTCGTTCGGGGGGAGCCTGTCCTGGCTCAACCTCTCCAGCCGTTGGGGCAACCCGAAGTCGGGCTGCGAGTTCTCGGAGCCGGTGGCGGGGGAGTGCGTGCTCAATGACGGGCCGACAGGACCCATGTCCAAGAGCGCGTCGCAGCCAGACTTCCTGCCCCTGGATTGA